From the Nodularia sphaerocarpa UHCC 0038 genome, the window GCACAAATTGATAATCGCGCCTTAGCCAATGTCTTGTGGAGAGCTGCTGAGTCCCTTGGTGTGGAACTCAAAGACCAGGTGAAAGTAGAAGCATTTCTACAGCAGCAGGGAAAAGTCGTTGGCGTACAAACCAACACAGGAATCATTCGGGCTAGCCATTATGTGTTAGCTACAGGTGCATGGTCCTCTGAATTATTACCATTACCCGTGCGTCCTCGTAAAGGACAAATGCTCAGGGTGCGAGTCCCAGATTTTATCCCAGAATTGCCCCTGACACGAGTTTTGTTTGGAGATAATATTTACATCGTACCCAGGCGAAACCGTTCTATCATCATTGGGGCTACGAGCGAAGATGTCGGCTTTACGCCCCACAACACCCCCGCAGGGATTCAAACCTTACTGCAACAAGCCATTAATCTATATCCTCAATTAGAGGATTATCCGATTCAGGAATTTTGGTGGGGATTTCGCCCAGCCACTCCCGATGAGTTACCGATTTTAGGCACTAGCCACTGTGAAAATTTAACTTTGGCTACAGGTCATTATCGTAATGGTATATTACTTGCCCCCATCACCGCAGCATTAATTGCCGATTTGATCTGGGAACAAAAATCTGATCCCATATTGTCTAATTTCCACTATTCGCGCTTCCATACCCAGCCATCTACCTCCACTTCTATGCTCACCCACTCTGCCAACTTCTCTCAGGGAAATCTCGCCATTGCAGACGCAATCAATCCCGTTTCGATAGATTCACCATTGGTGATTGCTGGCAAAATTTTTCAATCTCGTTTAATGACGGGAACGGGAAAATATCGCAGCATTAAAGAAATGCAGCAAAGTATTGTTGCTAGTGGTTGCCAAATTGTCACTGTGGCAGTACGAAGGGTACAAACTAAAGCCGCAGGACATGAAGGTTTAGCAGAAGCCTTGGATTGGACAAAAATCTGGATGTTGCCCAATACTGCTGGCTGTGAAACCGCAGAAGAGGCGATTCGCGTAGCTCGTTTGGGGCGAGAAATGGCGAAACTATTGGGACAGGAAGATAACAATTTTGTGAAATTAGAAGTCATACCTGATCCGAAATATTTACTTCCTGATCCTATTGGTACGCTGCAAGCTGCTGAACAGCTAGTAAAAGAAGGTTTTGCCGTACTGCCTTACATTAATGCAGATCCGATGTTAGCCAAGCGCCTAGAAGATGTGGGCTGTGCTACAGTCATGCCTTTAGCGTCGCCCATTGGTTCGGGACAAGGGCTGAAAACAACCGCCAATATTCAAATTATCATTGAAAATGCCAGTATACCCGTTGTGGTAGATGCCGGAATTGGTTCACCATCAGAAGCTGCCCAGGCGATGGAATTAGGTGCAGATGCTTTATTAATTAATAGTGCGATCGCCCTTTCCCAAAATTCTCCAGTCATGGCCCAAGCCATGAATTTAGCAGCAGTAGCCGGTCGTTTGGCTTACCTAGCTGGCAGAATGCCCTTGAAAACCTACGCTAGTGCGAGTTCACCACTCACAGGCACAATTACTAATTAGGTAATGGGGAAATCAATTTTGGATTTTGGATTTGCGATCTTCGCAGCATACGCAGCGAGTGCGAGTATTTTGGATTGCAATCTAAAATCTAAAATCTAAAATCTAAAATTGTTACTCCCCAACGTTAAGATTTGTCGCTAAGTATGAAAGCAGAATAGAGGGCTTATAAGAAAACAGGCTGAAAACCCTTGAGGTTAAGTTTTGGAGCATGGCGGAAAAACTTAACCGTGCTTTAGACAAGGGATGAAAGCCGGCTAAGGCGTTTACGCCTCGGTGACTTTGTGGTAGAATAATTCTCACAGGAACGGTAATTAACCTGTATAAAAACCCAAGTGCCTCACGGCAATCTGTACCAAGACAACTAAATCTATGGGGTTCTACTTCGTAGTTCTAGTATCACCTGGAAGTAGGTAAAAGATTTACAGGTACTAGACTTGTGTTGAGCGAAGTCGAAACACGACACAGAATTTAAGTCAAACAAAATTTGCGGTAACGCAACTACCTCCGGGCAGGGGGAAAGTTAACGCTTGGGGAGAGAACCACCTCTGGGTTAGATACCGCAAGGAGTCTAATCTAAGTGGACTCGTTGAACCAAGAATCCCCGCACCTTTAGGTCGGGGAGTGTCAAGTAACATAAATTGAATAAAAGAAGATAATCAGGAATTAATTCATGCCCTATACAAATGAAGAAGGCGGTCGTCTGAACAATTTTGCTAGAGAACCAAAGGTTTATCAAGCAGAACCTCCGACAAACCAGCAAAAAATTACCTATATTTTCTTAGGACTCGCTGGCGCAGGTTTGGTTGCTGGTTTAATTTTTGTTGCCTTCTCTGTTTCTCATGTCGGTTGAGCATCACATTTTTTAATAAAATTTAATATCTTGGTTTTCAAGGTTTCTATATGATCAGGAGCCTTGTTTTTTATTTTTTTTGTTAGAATTATATGGGAAGTTAAACGTATAAATAGATACTTTATACTTGGCCAAATCGGAAAAACTTGATGCCTACTGAGCAGATCAACAGTCATAATTTAATTTGCTCTGTCTGCTGTGATGTATGCTGTGAAATTTATGATATGTACCATGTTTGGGCTTTTTAGCCGCCATGAGCGTGAATGATACTACACACCCCAATAATTTTACTTGGAATCGACAAGTATATCATCGTCTAAAACTTGCCCTCAGTCTTGGTTTAAGAAGACAAGTTTTTTTTGCTGTTAGTGATAATTTACACTTAAGAAATCAAGTGGCTGCGCGTTTGCACTCTACTTTAGCTTATCCAGTGGGGCAAGTGCTATATAAACCTGTGGATGGTCATGAAACTAGCACTCCAGCTTATCCGCGATTAGTCACTTTGAGGTTAAATTTAAGTGATCCCAATCCCATAGAGCATATAAATCAATGGCTAGCTAATTATCCCCCACCAATTGTTGGTGCATCAAAAGATACAAATGGAAGAACCTTACCAATACCGATATTTCAGATTGTAGGTGCTGAACAGTTAACGAAGCAACCAGTCGCGATACAGCGTTTATTTTTACACTATCTGCGCTTAAGTGAGGAAAATTTTTCTAGTCCAGAGTCGAGTCAGTTTCTAGAATCCAGCGTGCTGTTATGGGTATCACGTCCTTGGTTGTCAGCCATTCAGCAGTCAGCACCACAGTTTTGGCGTTGGCGTACTGGTGTGTTTGTGTTTGCGGGGGAACCGACACCAATGACACAAAATCAAGGTTCTTCCAGTTCGAGAAATTGGGATTTAGAAGATATTGAGCAATCTGTTCTGGATGAATCAGTTATTGAAGCAGAACTTGAAGCCTCGTCTGCTAATGGCTTAAAATTTGGAGATGACTTTGACTTTCGGGTGGAATCACCAAGGAATCATCCAGGTAAAGAACCAAAAGCTTGGCCTTTAACTTCGGAATTATTGAAGACTGGAACGCAGCAACAGAAATCCACTGTTATATCGAGTCAAGGTGATAGTCTATCGCAGTTGTCGTTGTCTCATCTGAGCAAGGAGTTAACTGAGCTAATCATACCAATGCTCAACGCGACGATGGCTGAAGATGGAGAGGATAACCAACAACCGCAGCAAATTCTGTTAGAGATTGAAGAACTACACTCACAACAAGCCTCAAAAGAGGTATTGGCGACAGCCTATCATCAGTTAGGAAATTTATATCGCCTGCGGATTGAACAGGGAAAGTCAAGTCTAGAAAATTTGATGGTGGCAATTCTCGCTTATCAGGAGGCGATCGCCTACGATGAAACATCACCCCAACTACCTGATATTTTAAACGACTTGGGGACACTTTATTGGATGCTGTACCGCGCTCCCCATAATTCAGGGGATGGGAAAGCTTATATAGAGCAGGGAATTGAATTTTATCATTTGGCTTTAAAGCTGATATCTCCTCAAGACAAGCCAGAAACTTATGCGCGGGTACAAAATAATCTAGGTACTGCTTATGGTGATTTAGCTCGTTTTGCTAATCCATCGGAAAATTGGCAACAAGCAGTATTAGCTTACACTGAAGCCCTGCGGTATCGTACAGCCGACATAGAACCGCTCAAGTATGCTGCTTGTCAAAATAATTTAGGTACTGCTTACTGGCATTTAGGGCAGTACAATCAGCCAGTGGTGCATTTGCACAAGGCGATCGCATCATACAGTCAAGCGTTGGGTCACTACAACCCCGAACAGGAACCGTTGAAATATGGGATGATTCAAAATAATATCGGCACTGCCTATTGGAATTTGGCACAATACGAGGAAGAGCCGGCACAAAATCTGCAACTAGCCATTGATGTTTACCGCGAAGCTTTAAAATATCGCACTCCAGCTAATGTTCCCAGCGCCTGTGCTGCGACACAAAATAATCTGGGTACTGCCTATTGGCATTTAGCAAACTTATCTCAAACAAGTAAAGAGTTACGACAAAAATTATTACAATTGTCTATAGACGCTTATGATGAAGCTATTGCCTTGGCTCACTCTCTTGGCGCTACAGCTTTAAGTTTTGATTTGTTTGCTGCTCACAATAATTTGGCATTAGCTCATTATCAGCTAGTAACAGATAATTATTTTCATGGTGACAAAACGGCAATTTCGCAACATTTAGAAGCAGCATTACATAATCATTTGCAAGCCTTAAATGGATTCAGCCAAAAATCAGAGGCTTATCAAACAACTTTCACTTATGTGGTGAAAATAATTCGTACTTTCCACAGTGAATTGGGGATACAGGGACAAAATTTGGCTTTGTCTAAGGTTCCAGGTCATTTGTTACCGGACGTTTTACCTAAGTTGTAGATGGGGTGCGGGGAAGAAATTTTTTTAGGTTCGCTTTTGAGCAAGCTTATGAAACCTCACCCCAACCCTCTCCTTATTAAGGAGAGGGAGCGGGAATGGGAATCTTATTTCCGTGCTTGACTTTTATCTCTCTGCACCTCGTGGGTTAATGATAATTTATTTAACCACAGAGGCACAGAGAACACAGAGTCAAGAGATGGGGGAATTTGTAGTTAAAGTGCTGGTACTAATGCTTTTAATGCAAAAATCTTTTCCATCACATCTTCGACTACTTTATCTGGTGTGGAAGCACCGGAAGTCACTCCCACAATAATTTTGCCATTGGGTAGCCAGTTTTGTGCGATCGCTAATTCTCCATTTAATTGGCGATGTTCAATGGCATTTGCTGATTTAATGCGTTCCACACAATCAATGTGATAGGAAGCAATTCCTTTTTCAGCCGCAATTTGTTGTAATTGAGCGGTATTGGAGGAATTAAATCCACCAATTACTAGCATTAAGTCTAAGTTATGTTCTACTAATTCCAACATGGCATCTTGCCTTTCTTGGGTAGCATCACAGATGGTGTTAAAGCTTTGGAAATGCTGATTTAACTCAATGGTTCCATACTTCTGCATCATTGTCCGCTCAAACAGCTTGCCAATTTGCTCAGTTTCATCTTTGAGCATGGTGGTTTGGTTAGCAATCCCCACTCTTTCTAAGTCCTGATCAGGGTCAAATCCTGCCGAACAAGCTTTGGCAAATTTTTGCAAAAATTCCTCGCGGTTGCCACCATTGAGAATGTAATCTACAACATATTGGGCTTCTTGTAAATTCAGCACAATTAAATATTTGCCAGCAAATGAACTTGTAGCAATTGTTTCTTCGTGCTTATATTTACCGTGAATAATGGAAGTGTAAGCGACTTTTTTGTGCTTTTCTACGGTATTCCAGACTTTAGATACCCAAGGACAAGTGGTATCGACTATTTTGCAACCTTGATCATGGAGAATTTGCATTTCTTGAACGCTGGCTCCAAATGCGGGTAGGATGACCACATCGCCAGTTTCCACCACGGAAAAATCCTTTTTACCTGCTTGTACAGGGATAAATCCGATGTTCATTTCCAGAATCCGGTTATTCACAGAGGGATTGTGAATAATCTCGTTA encodes:
- the thiO gene encoding glycine oxidase ThiO, yielding MTSDVLIIGGGVIGLAIAVELKLRGGSVTVLCRDFQANATHAAAGMLAPDAENIPNRAMRSLCRRSRALYPDWTQKLEDLTGLNTGYWPCGILAPVYSEQGKKLDSAPTDYSPEWLNQAAIHQYEPGLGSEVVGGWWYPEDAQIDNRALANVLWRAAESLGVELKDQVKVEAFLQQQGKVVGVQTNTGIIRASHYVLATGAWSSELLPLPVRPRKGQMLRVRVPDFIPELPLTRVLFGDNIYIVPRRNRSIIIGATSEDVGFTPHNTPAGIQTLLQQAINLYPQLEDYPIQEFWWGFRPATPDELPILGTSHCENLTLATGHYRNGILLAPITAALIADLIWEQKSDPILSNFHYSRFHTQPSTSTSMLTHSANFSQGNLAIADAINPVSIDSPLVIAGKIFQSRLMTGTGKYRSIKEMQQSIVASGCQIVTVAVRRVQTKAAGHEGLAEALDWTKIWMLPNTAGCETAEEAIRVARLGREMAKLLGQEDNNFVKLEVIPDPKYLLPDPIGTLQAAEQLVKEGFAVLPYINADPMLAKRLEDVGCATVMPLASPIGSGQGLKTTANIQIIIENASIPVVVDAGIGSPSEAAQAMELGADALLINSAIALSQNSPVMAQAMNLAAVAGRLAYLAGRMPLKTYASASSPLTGTITN
- the psb34 gene encoding photosystem II assembly protein Psb34, which translates into the protein MPYTNEEGGRLNNFAREPKVYQAEPPTNQQKITYIFLGLAGAGLVAGLIFVAFSVSHVG
- a CDS encoding tetratricopeptide repeat protein yields the protein MSVNDTTHPNNFTWNRQVYHRLKLALSLGLRRQVFFAVSDNLHLRNQVAARLHSTLAYPVGQVLYKPVDGHETSTPAYPRLVTLRLNLSDPNPIEHINQWLANYPPPIVGASKDTNGRTLPIPIFQIVGAEQLTKQPVAIQRLFLHYLRLSEENFSSPESSQFLESSVLLWVSRPWLSAIQQSAPQFWRWRTGVFVFAGEPTPMTQNQGSSSSRNWDLEDIEQSVLDESVIEAELEASSANGLKFGDDFDFRVESPRNHPGKEPKAWPLTSELLKTGTQQQKSTVISSQGDSLSQLSLSHLSKELTELIIPMLNATMAEDGEDNQQPQQILLEIEELHSQQASKEVLATAYHQLGNLYRLRIEQGKSSLENLMVAILAYQEAIAYDETSPQLPDILNDLGTLYWMLYRAPHNSGDGKAYIEQGIEFYHLALKLISPQDKPETYARVQNNLGTAYGDLARFANPSENWQQAVLAYTEALRYRTADIEPLKYAACQNNLGTAYWHLGQYNQPVVHLHKAIASYSQALGHYNPEQEPLKYGMIQNNIGTAYWNLAQYEEEPAQNLQLAIDVYREALKYRTPANVPSACAATQNNLGTAYWHLANLSQTSKELRQKLLQLSIDAYDEAIALAHSLGATALSFDLFAAHNNLALAHYQLVTDNYFHGDKTAISQHLEAALHNHLQALNGFSQKSEAYQTTFTYVVKIIRTFHSELGIQGQNLALSKVPGHLLPDVLPKL
- a CDS encoding 4-hydroxy-3-methylbut-2-enyl diphosphate reductase, coding for MDTKAFKRTLQHSENYNRKGFGHKAEVTTQLQSEYQSSLIQEIRDRNYILERGDVTIRLAQAFGFCWGVERAVAMAYETRQHFPTERIWITNEIIHNPSVNNRILEMNIGFIPVQAGKKDFSVVETGDVVILPAFGASVQEMQILHDQGCKIVDTTCPWVSKVWNTVEKHKKVAYTSIIHGKYKHEETIATSSFAGKYLIVLNLQEAQYVVDYILNGGNREEFLQKFAKACSAGFDPDQDLERVGIANQTTMLKDETEQIGKLFERTMMQKYGTIELNQHFQSFNTICDATQERQDAMLELVEHNLDLMLVIGGFNSSNTAQLQQIAAEKGIASYHIDCVERIKSANAIEHRQLNGELAIAQNWLPNGKIIVGVTSGASTPDKVVEDVMEKIFALKALVPAL